Proteins encoded by one window of Halobaculum halobium:
- a CDS encoding SHOCT domain-containing protein, producing the protein MSDSDDRVVTGLMLGTFLAFGVDTILIVAALWYVGAVPASTATGVSIAILSVFLLWIAVRWDRLRRTRGTGATVNAGPKPDAEDEPIERLKRRYADGEISDEEFERRIDRLLDADSRIEAGALREDDPRERERETE; encoded by the coding sequence GTGAGCGACTCCGATGACCGCGTCGTCACCGGACTCATGCTCGGGACGTTCCTCGCGTTCGGCGTGGACACGATCCTGATCGTCGCCGCGCTGTGGTACGTCGGCGCGGTCCCCGCTTCGACGGCCACCGGGGTCTCAATCGCGATCCTGTCGGTCTTCCTGCTGTGGATCGCCGTCCGGTGGGATCGGCTGCGCCGGACGCGCGGGACCGGCGCCACGGTGAACGCCGGACCGAAACCGGACGCCGAGGACGAACCGATCGAGCGACTGAAGCGCCGCTACGCCGACGGCGAGATCTCCGACGAGGAGTTCGAGCGCCGGATCGACCGACTGCTCGACGCCGACAGCCGGATCGAAGCGGGCGCTCTCCGCGAGGACGACCCCCGCGAGCGGGAGCGGGAGACGGAATAA
- a CDS encoding SIMPL domain-containing protein produces MNRTKTLPALLVAAMLVFAGCAGTTGSTAANAAGATGANASDVNTVTADGTATVSASPDLAEITVAVEATADNASAARSQVAADVERLREALTDAGYEVRTVDFRLSPEYDHSRDTRELVGYRAYHALAFETSPDAAGSAVDLAVDNGATAVQNVRFTLSDERRAELREEALAAAVGDARGTAETAAGAADRSVGTELSMRVGSAGVSPYDSRVVYETAADAGASTSFEPGPVTVSASVTVTYELE; encoded by the coding sequence GTGAACCGAACGAAAACCCTCCCAGCACTGCTCGTCGCGGCCATGCTCGTGTTCGCGGGCTGTGCCGGGACGACCGGATCGACCGCGGCGAACGCGGCCGGCGCGACGGGCGCGAACGCCTCCGACGTGAACACCGTCACCGCCGACGGCACGGCGACCGTAAGCGCCTCGCCCGATCTCGCCGAGATCACCGTCGCCGTCGAGGCGACGGCAGACAACGCCAGCGCGGCCCGCTCGCAGGTCGCCGCCGACGTCGAGCGGCTCCGCGAGGCGCTGACCGACGCCGGCTACGAGGTGCGCACGGTCGACTTCCGACTGTCGCCGGAGTACGACCACTCTCGAGACACTCGCGAGTTAGTCGGCTACCGCGCGTACCACGCGCTCGCGTTCGAGACGTCGCCCGACGCCGCCGGCAGCGCCGTGGACCTCGCGGTCGACAACGGCGCGACCGCCGTCCAGAACGTCCGCTTCACGCTGAGCGACGAGCGCCGCGCCGAACTCCGCGAGGAGGCGCTCGCGGCCGCCGTGGGCGACGCCCGCGGGACCGCCGAAACGGCCGCCGGCGCGGCCGACCGCTCGGTCGGAACGGAGCTGTCGATGCGGGTTGGCTCGGCGGGCGTCTCGCCGTACGACTCGCGGGTCGTCTACGAGACGGCCGCCGACGCCGGCGCGTCCACCTCGTTCGAGCCCGGTCCGGTGACGGTGTCCGCATCGGTGACGGTGACCTACGAGCTGGAGTAG
- a CDS encoding TIGR00341 family protein, translating into MRLVQVMVPAGKRETVLSVLDEEEIDYVLSDETSGREYTAIVSFPLPTEAVEPVLEELRDAGLERDAYTVVMDAETVVSKRFEELEERYAENDEDGNGDRIAREELDARATEMSPRFGAFVTMTVISAVVATAGLLLDSAAVVVGSMVIAPLIGPAMAASVGTVLDDEDLFARGVKLQVLGGVLAVTSAAAFAALLRYGRVVPFGVEEVFSIAEVRERLAPDVLSLPIALGSGVAGALSLASGVSSALVGVMIAAALVPPTAVVGIGIAWGRPGTVAGAALLVVVNFAAINFAAIATLWYKGYRPESFWRLDETRTTTIRRIGVLGVAILLSTAVLTGVTVASYQSAQFETAAQEEANALLDSDARVLDVEVTYGGFPFRQPTAVTVTVGYPPETTTPRIGDALATRLADDADPPFGIGEPAAVDVSVRYVPVEESRTGAATA; encoded by the coding sequence GTGCGACTCGTTCAGGTGATGGTGCCGGCGGGCAAGCGCGAGACGGTTCTCTCCGTGCTCGACGAGGAGGAGATTGACTACGTCCTCTCCGACGAGACGAGCGGTCGGGAGTACACGGCGATCGTCTCGTTCCCGCTCCCGACAGAGGCCGTCGAGCCGGTGCTCGAGGAACTGCGCGACGCCGGCCTCGAGCGCGACGCGTACACGGTCGTCATGGACGCCGAGACGGTCGTCTCGAAGCGCTTCGAAGAACTGGAGGAGCGGTACGCCGAGAACGACGAGGACGGGAACGGCGACCGGATCGCTCGCGAGGAACTGGACGCGCGGGCGACGGAGATGTCCCCCCGGTTCGGCGCGTTCGTGACGATGACCGTGATCAGCGCCGTCGTCGCCACCGCCGGGCTGCTGCTCGACTCGGCGGCGGTCGTCGTCGGGTCGATGGTGATCGCGCCGCTGATCGGGCCCGCAATGGCCGCCAGCGTCGGCACCGTGCTCGACGACGAGGACCTGTTCGCGCGCGGTGTGAAGCTACAGGTGCTCGGCGGGGTTCTCGCTGTGACGAGCGCAGCCGCGTTCGCGGCGCTGCTCAGATACGGCCGAGTCGTCCCGTTCGGCGTCGAGGAGGTGTTCTCGATCGCGGAGGTGCGCGAGCGGCTCGCGCCGGACGTGCTCTCGCTGCCGATCGCGTTAGGGTCGGGCGTCGCGGGCGCGCTGTCGCTCGCGTCGGGCGTCTCCTCGGCGCTCGTGGGCGTCATGATCGCGGCGGCGCTGGTGCCGCCGACGGCCGTCGTCGGCATCGGCATCGCATGGGGTCGCCCCGGGACCGTCGCCGGGGCGGCGCTGTTGGTCGTCGTCAACTTCGCCGCGATCAACTTCGCCGCGATCGCGACGCTGTGGTACAAGGGGTACCGCCCGGAGTCGTTCTGGCGGCTCGACGAGACGCGGACGACGACAATCCGTCGGATCGGTGTGCTCGGCGTCGCAATTCTGCTGTCGACGGCCGTGCTCACGGGCGTGACGGTCGCCTCCTACCAGAGCGCGCAGTTCGAGACGGCCGCCCAAGAGGAGGCGAACGCCCTGCTCGACAGCGACGCGCGGGTACTCGACGTCGAAGTGACCTACGGTGGGTTCCCATTCCGGCAACCGACTGCGGTGACGGTGACGGTCGGGTATCCCCCCGAGACGACGACGCCGCGGATCGGCGACGCGCTCGCGACACGCCTCGCGGACGACGCCGACCCGCCGTTCGGGATCGGCGAGCCCGCGGCCGTCGACGTGTCGGTGCGGTACGTTCCCGTCGAGGAGTCGCGCACCGGTGCGGCGACAGCGTGA